The following proteins are encoded in a genomic region of Amphiura filiformis chromosome 18, Afil_fr2py, whole genome shotgun sequence:
- the LOC140139674 gene encoding C-type lectin mannose-binding isoform-like yields MFFVRFDFVDGPLRITTSREGLFYVGLLLSLVFRLGYDDGPECISNWSPYGEYCYYVNNQVAYTYEQARVNCLNEYATLTSVLSTEEQAFHKELIATYYVELWIGLNDIETGDTWIWEDGSNYSFSAWNPGEPNGGDTENCTHLFPSGTWNDKPCTATIGYICKRPKGK; encoded by the exons ATGTTCTTTGTCCGCTTTGACTTTGTTGATGGACCACTCAGGATAACCACATCTCGCGAGGGCTTGTTTTATGTGGGACTCCTCCTTAGCCTGGTCTTCCGTCTCGGTTACGATG atGGTCCTGAGTGTATATCTAATTGGTCACCTTACGGCGAGTATTGTTACTATGTTAATAATCAAGTGGCATATACTTATGAACAAGCGCGTGTTAATTGCCTAAATGAATACGCTACTCTCACCAGTGTGTTAAGCACAGAAGAGCAAGCTTTCCATAAAG AACTTATAGCCACATATTACGTTGAACTGTGGATTGGTTTAAATGATATAGAAACAGGTGATACCTGGATATGGGAAGATGGATCAAAT TATTCCTTCAGTGCCTGGAACCCTGGTGAACCTAACGGTGGTGATACCGAAAATTGCACACATTTGTTCCCTAGTGGTACATGGAATGACAAGCCTTGTACAGCTACAATAGGTTACATCTGCAAGAGACCGAAAGgtaagtga